The sequence GTCACTTTTACTTCTGCCGCCGCTTTGGCCTTTGCCTTGGCTTCAGCTTCTGCTTTTGCCTTAGCTTCTGCCTCTGCTTTCGCTTTGGCCGCTTGAGCCGCTTCCGCTTCGGCCTTTGCTTTTGCTAATGCTTCAGCTTCGGCTTTCGCCTCTTCTTCTGCTTTTAGCACTGTGTCATTCACATCGCGTTTAACAAAAGTACGGGTTTTACGCACTTCCACTTTAACGTCTTTAGATTGACCACCATTACCCGCCACGCTCAGGGTTGATACCGTTTTGCGTTGCAGCGTCATCTTAGTCGGTGCACTATCAGCACCGTGCTGCTTTTTCAGATAATCGAGTAACTGCTGCTTTTCGGCTTCAGATACGTTATCGGCTTGGCCTTTCTTAATTCCTGCCTGAGAGAATTGCTCTATCAGACGTTCAACACTTTTACCCACTTCCGTGGCCAATTTCTCTACGGTAGTATCTGCCATCAGTTAAATCCCCCTGTTGATCGACTTATGCTTCTTCGCCAAACCAACAGATGTTGCGGGCAGCCATGATGAGCGTACCTGCTTTTTCTTCTGTCAATTCTTCAATTTCGATCAAATCATCAATGCCTTGTTCAGCCAAGTCTTCTAGAGTCACAATACCTTTGCTTGCTAAAACATAGGCTAAGTGTCTTTCAACACCTTCAAGTGCTAACAACTCATCACTTGGCTCCACACCATCCAGTGCTTCTTCAGATGCGAGCGCTCTTGTCGAGATCGCAGCTTTTGCACGTTCACGTAAAGCTTCAACGAGATCCTCGTCGAAACCGTCTATCGCCAATAATTCAGACACAGGTACATAAGCGACCTCTTCAAGCGACGTAAAGCCCTCATTCGCTAGTACTTGTGCAAAATCTTCATCGACATCCAGTGAATTAATAAACAGACTCACCACTTTGGCACTTTCAGCCTGATGTTTCTTATTCATGTCTTCCACTGTCATTACGTTCAGTTCCCAACCCGTAAGTTGAGTTGCTAAACGTACGTTCTGGCCATTACGTCCAATGGCTTGTGCCAAACTATCAGCCTCAACCGCGATATCCATTGAATGGTTATCTTCGTCGACGATGATAGAAGCTACATCAGCTGGCGCCATGGCATTGATCACATATTGTGCTGGATTATCATCCCACAATACGATATCAACACGCTCGCCACCCAGTTCATTTGATACTGCTTGTACACGTGCGCCGCGCATGCCAACACACGCACCGATAGGATCGATACGGCGATCATTCGACTTAACCGCGATCTTAGCGCGTGCGCCTGGATCACGGGCTGCGCCCATGACTTCGATCAATTCATCAGCGATTTCAGGTACTTCAACACGGAAAAGCTCAATCAGCATTTCGGGTTTAGTACGGCTTAGGAATAATTGTGCACCGCGAGCTTCTGGACGTACTGAGTACAATAATGCACGCACACGGTCACCAGGGCGGAAAGATTCGCGTGAAATTAAATCTTCACGGAACAGCACGCCATCAGCATTATTGCCTAAATCGACCACGACACTTTCACGGGTTGCTTTTTTCACAACGCCAGTGATCAGTTCGCCTTCTTTATCTCTGAACTGCTCAACCACTTGAGCACGTTCAGCTTCACGTACCTTTTGTACGATCACTTGTTTGGCGGTTTGAGTCGTAATGCGGTCAAATACAACAGACTCGATATCGTCTTCGATAAACTCACCCGGTTGAATATCCGGATTTTCATAACGAGCCGCCTCAAGCGTAATCTCGCGAAATGGGTTTTCTAAGGCTTCACCGTGATCATCAACGACCATCCAACGGCGGAATGTCTCATAGCCACCCGTTTTGCGGTCAATCGCAACGCGGACATCAATATCGCCATCGTATTTTTTCTTGGTTGCAGTAGCCAGAGCGATCTCTAGCGCTTCAAAAATTTTCTCGCGTGGAACGGCCTTTTCATTTGAAACCGCTTCAGCGACTAGCAGGATCTCTTTATTCATCTCGTCTTGCCTCGTTCACCTTGAAACTATCAAAACTTAGCGATTACGTTGCCTTTACGGATATTATCCAGGGCGACAACTAGCTCTTTACCATTCACATTCAGTGAGAGCATTTGCCCTTCGACCTTTGTAATGGCGCCTTTTAAATTACGACTGCCCGCGACGGGCATAGTCAGTTGAACTTTTACATCTTCCCCTACATAGGCTGCATACTGCTCGGCAGTAAACAACGGCCTATCCACACCAGGTGAAGAAACCTCTAGGGTATATTCGGTCGAAATAGGGTCTTCAACATCGAGTACAGCACTGACTTGGCGGCTGGTATTAGCACAATCTTCGATATTGATACCATTTTCACCGTCGATGAACACGCGCAGTATTGAATGTTTACCCGCTTGAACATATTCAATGCCCCAGAGTTGAAAGCCTAATGCTTCCACAGGCACTTTGAGCATTTCTGCCAGTCTGGATTCTAATGTTGCCAAAATTGACCCCCGGAAAAAACAAAAAAGGGCTAAATAGCCCTAGTAAAACGTCGTAAAGAATATATACGACAAATTTAAAAGTCCTAGATAACAAAAAACCCCGTAATCACGAGGTTTTTAGTGTCAAGAACCTGTAAACCATAACGAATTCAAACACTATTCGTTACTAGGAGCTGGTTGCGGGGGCCGGATTTGAACCGACGACCTTCGGGTTATGAGCCCGACGAGCTACCATGCTGCTCCACCCCGCGTCAACTGTGTGCAAGTATATTGACTATCGTCTTTTCTTGCAATAACTAAGACTGAACTTAGATCGTCAATCTTAATTATATTTGGTGCCGAGAGCGGGACTTGAACCCGCACGACCGTTAGGCCACAGCCACCTCAAGGCTGCGCGTCTACCAATTTCGCCACCTCGGCGACACCTTTTACTAGTCAGGAATTTTTGTTTCTGACTTTTCAGTTCCATCTTGAACAGGTTGAGTGACCTGTTCAGTATCTGAACCTAAATTTTTCCATGAATCTTCATTTTTTGCGTGGTTTGCACTTAAGTT is a genomic window of Shewanella putrefaciens containing:
- the nusA gene encoding transcription termination factor NusA, translating into MNKEILLVAEAVSNEKAVPREKIFEALEIALATATKKKYDGDIDVRVAIDRKTGGYETFRRWMVVDDHGEALENPFREITLEAARYENPDIQPGEFIEDDIESVVFDRITTQTAKQVIVQKVREAERAQVVEQFRDKEGELITGVVKKATRESVVVDLGNNADGVLFREDLISRESFRPGDRVRALLYSVRPEARGAQLFLSRTKPEMLIELFRVEVPEIADELIEVMGAARDPGARAKIAVKSNDRRIDPIGACVGMRGARVQAVSNELGGERVDIVLWDDNPAQYVINAMAPADVASIIVDEDNHSMDIAVEADSLAQAIGRNGQNVRLATQLTGWELNVMTVEDMNKKHQAESAKVVSLFINSLDVDEDFAQVLANEGFTSLEEVAYVPVSELLAIDGFDEDLVEALRERAKAAISTRALASEEALDGVEPSDELLALEGVERHLAYVLASKGIVTLEDLAEQGIDDLIEIEELTEEKAGTLIMAARNICWFGEEA
- the rimP gene encoding ribosome maturation factor RimP; translation: MATLESRLAEMLKVPVEALGFQLWGIEYVQAGKHSILRVFIDGENGINIEDCANTSRQVSAVLDVEDPISTEYTLEVSSPGVDRPLFTAEQYAAYVGEDVKVQLTMPVAGSRNLKGAITKVEGQMLSLNVNGKELVVALDNIRKGNVIAKF